GTTATTGCGACGGCAACAGGCGGAGGGAGACAGCGAGACGAAGCTTGGACGACGGTGAGATTGGGGAGGGCACTGCCACGGTGGGCGAGGTAGCAGCCGCAGGCGGTAGTCTGCTCCTCTTTTACTGATTTTCTTCTGTATGCACCTCCCTTTTTTTTCCTTCTAGTTTGCCGTAGACCGTCTCCATTCTTAGGGTGGTTTATTTGTGTTataataatttgtttttatttagGAGTCGGATTATTAATTTGatattctttttaaaaaaaaactcaacATTTTCAATTTTGCTGAAGTTATAGTTGTCTTAGCTATTATCATATCATATATTAGGCAATTGTATAATCCATGAGTTGCGATTCTAACAACTTACTTGTGGAAATTATGTAGTGTATCTTAGATATCAAAACTGTTCTGACTTTTCCATAATCCTCAACTATTTAATATTTGGAATGAATGTTATGCAAttaaatatataacttttttttaaataaaagttcTACTTTGCAGCCTTGTGGAGTGTGAGACATGGAGGAAATGGCGAAAGTTCAATGCAAAAGTTTGGATAGAATTAGCGTTCTTCCACAAGACACAATTGAAAACATTCTTACTCATATGCCAATCAGAGATGCATTGAGGACAAGCATTTTGTCAAAGAAATGGAGACATTACTGGAAGGGAATGCCTAAACTTGTATTTGATGACGAGTACTTAAAGGGCATGCCTAAACTTGTATATGATACTCCGTTCTCATATACCTCATCAAGTAGCAAAGAAAATATAAGTTTGTCAATGCCATCTTCCATGTTTTGTTGCTACACAATGGTCCGATATTAGAATTCAGTATCTCTATTAATACCGATGCAAAAATTGTTGATGAGATTGACCAGATAATATTTCATCTTTCAAAGAGCAAAAATATCAAGAAATTCATCTTTAAGTTTTGGTCAAAGTACAACTTCAGTTTAGAATATGTTAAGCGCTACAAGCTACCCTCTATGTTCTTTTCATTGCAAGGACTAGAACACCTACATCTCACACATTGTGTCATTGAGCTTCCATTAACATTTGATGGATTTATTACCTTGAGGAGTCTCGAGTTATTTGATGCCAACATCACTGCACAGACGCTTCAACAGATACTTACCAATTGCCCAATACTTGAGGAATTTATACTGGTAAGCTCCATATTAACCACTTGTGAAAGCGCCTTCAGTTGAAACCTTCTTACAAATGTATATTGATGCAGATGGGATGTCAAAACGACTCTACTACACAAGGAGACAAGTGTACATTTCTTGAGCTATCGGAGCGTTTACCTTTGGTTCAGGTTTTGAAAATCTCCAAGTCTTATATCAAGGTAATACTTAACATGAtagttttagagtaaattacacgaatggtccatgtggtttgggTAGTTTACATGTTTTgtcttttttaactcggaaggttgtTATGGTTTGTTTTTTTGGTCCCTGCCACTCTTAAAAAGATTATCTTGCCCTTCCTGGTAattctttttaatatttttattgttatttaagTTTTTATCATTAAAGAAAACTGGTAATTAAACCACAGGACTATTCGTGTAATTCACTCATGGTTTTATCTCATGCTAGAATATTGTGTTTTAATTCTAGTTTTGGTATTTGGTTGATGCAGCAACACGTTACTACAAATGATATGAAGAAACTCCTCACTTCACTTGTCCACTTGAGGATACTTTGTTTTGATGTGTGTTTTCAGAAAGAAGATGGGCTTTCATATGCTCTCAATGTGATCAGCAGCTCCCCAAATTTGGAGAAGATAAAAATAGAGGTAGATAGATAGAAACTACATGCAATCACATACATAGTAacaatagatcttcaaatcttttgACATTTTGTACATGTTTTCTGATCAGCTGTGTTTGAACCATGAGCTCTGTGGTGAAGAAACTTGCAATGACTTGCTTGATCTTCAAGACTATTCAGGCATCAATTTGGATCATCTTGAAGAATTGGAGATAACAAATTTCGGTAACTATGATCCAGAGATGGAGTTTCTGAAACTGATCATGGCTAAGTCACCTCTGCTTAAGAAAGCACGAATCAAGCTCAGTAAATCTGTTTCTGTTGACAAAGAAGTTAAGATGCTTCGAGATTTGCTACGATTAACATTTCCACGTGCATCACCAGCAGTGGATATCATTATTGAACGCTAAATTTTAACTTAGTTAAATTTAAGGATTGTTTAAATGTCTTTTTGGGTTGATTACAAGTATTATGACAAATGTTACTTTTTTACCCTCTGTATTCTTGACTAATCTTTTTGATCCGGAGTAAGAAAACACTAGTGAAAGCTATAAGATGTAAATGTTATATAATGATTGCaatactaaaaacaaaatatgaatACAATCGCGAAGGAAATATTATAACATGTAAACGTAATGCATTTACATATGTATAACAAGCtactttttgtaaagatttataaATATGTGTTCTATGTTATAAACCCGCATCCATCCGTCTCCAATAAAAATGGTTCACGAAGTCACTCTAATACTACTTGTCCTATTTTTTTTGTCGCTGCATAAACCATAGTCCATATTCAAGGGGATTAGGTACCATTGATTATTGAATGCTCTAAAGGATCATCAACAACCATGTCATATTGTTTATATGGATAGGTCAACACCCCTTCAGCATTATCGTTTCCCTTACCGGTGGTGATGGGCTGTATACTTAGTGGTGGatgaaaaggaaaatttttgtgAAGATAGTTTTCAGTAAGCTTTAAATGCTCTTGTTCCTGCTAATGATGGTGACAAGAAAAAAGATAATGGGAAATGGCAG
The genomic region above belongs to Lactuca sativa cultivar Salinas chromosome 4, Lsat_Salinas_v11, whole genome shotgun sequence and contains:
- the LOC111896458 gene encoding LOW QUALITY PROTEIN: F-box/FBD/LRR-repeat protein At1g13570 (The sequence of the model RefSeq protein was modified relative to this genomic sequence to represent the inferred CDS: deleted 2 bases in 1 codon), translated to MEEMAKVQCKSLDRISVLPQDTIENILTHMPIRDALRTSILSKKWRHYWKGMPKLVFDDEYLKGMPKLVYDTPFSYTSSSSKENISLSMPSSMFCCYTMVILEFSISINTDAKIVDEIDQIIFHLSKSKNIKKFIFKFWSKYNFSLEYVKRYKLPSMFFSLQGLEHLHLTHCVIELPLTFDGFITLRSLELFDANITAQTLQQILTNCPILEEFILMGCQNDSTTQGDKCTFLELSERLPLVQVLKISKSYIKQHVTTNDMKKLLTSLVHLRILCFDVCFQKEDGLSYALNVISSSPNLEKIKIELCLNHELCGEETCNDLLDLQDYSGINLDHLEELEITNFGNYDPEMEFLKLIMAKSPLLKKARIKLSKSVSVDKEVKMLRDLLRLTFPRASPAVDIIIER